The following coding sequences are from one Pyxidicoccus xibeiensis window:
- a CDS encoding DUF1588 domain-containing protein: protein MRIIRFCVPAALLLAACTGDIAGKEPPEVSEAGPARVRRLTRAEYDNSVSAVVGEKVQVAHGLAPEDTILGFSTHDRLQVTPLLADQLDNASANVAELAKFKLKIHDRCPADANEESCTMDILYPFAASAFRRPLSVEDRAELLAFWKAARAAADPQTAHRIFLQGIFSSASFLYRTELGGPGAGNNEVVRLTQHEAAAALAFAITGGPADAELVAAADAGLLKSPDEREKHARRLLATPAAQVHLYGFVREWLGLTGLANLNKNNQVFPDFGAPFKDSSQKETRAFINHVLANEGGSVRELLGADYTFADGRMSEFYGIPTTPDGTLGRVPLKAARAGILTQASVLATYALFDSSSPIRRGKFVLTRLLCREVPPPPPSIIIIPPAPAQDSTTRARFAAHTNNPACAGCHRTLDPIGFGFENFDGLGKLRTQENGIPIDASGSVEHSTGKFDFTGGGDLARFLSTSPDVADCVPLQLFRYAMGRDEEAADAQLLTDMRDAFKANPRLYLGDALVSLVRSPYFVHRRTPASE from the coding sequence ATGCGAATCATTCGTTTCTGCGTTCCCGCGGCCCTGCTGCTCGCCGCCTGCACTGGCGACATCGCCGGAAAGGAGCCGCCGGAAGTCTCGGAGGCGGGTCCGGCGCGCGTCCGGCGCCTGACGCGAGCGGAGTATGACAACAGCGTCTCCGCCGTCGTCGGTGAGAAGGTCCAGGTGGCCCACGGCCTCGCGCCGGAGGACACCATCCTCGGCTTCAGCACCCATGACCGGCTCCAGGTGACGCCGCTGCTGGCGGACCAGTTGGACAACGCCTCGGCCAACGTGGCGGAGCTCGCCAAGTTCAAGCTGAAGATTCACGACAGGTGCCCCGCCGACGCGAACGAGGAGTCCTGCACCATGGACATCCTCTACCCCTTCGCCGCGAGCGCCTTCCGCCGGCCCCTCTCGGTGGAGGACCGGGCGGAATTGCTCGCCTTCTGGAAGGCGGCGCGCGCCGCCGCGGACCCCCAGACGGCGCACCGCATCTTCCTCCAGGGCATCTTCTCCTCGGCCTCGTTCCTGTACCGCACGGAGCTGGGCGGGCCCGGCGCGGGGAACAACGAGGTCGTCCGGCTGACGCAGCACGAGGCGGCCGCGGCGCTCGCGTTTGCCATCACCGGCGGCCCCGCCGACGCGGAGCTCGTCGCCGCGGCGGACGCCGGCCTGCTCAAGTCCCCGGACGAGCGCGAGAAGCACGCGCGCCGCCTGCTGGCCACCCCGGCCGCGCAGGTGCACCTCTACGGCTTCGTTCGCGAGTGGCTGGGCCTCACGGGCCTGGCCAACCTCAACAAGAACAACCAGGTGTTCCCCGACTTCGGCGCGCCCTTCAAGGACTCCAGCCAGAAGGAGACGCGGGCCTTCATCAACCACGTGCTGGCCAACGAGGGCGGCTCCGTCCGGGAGCTGCTGGGCGCGGACTACACCTTCGCGGACGGCCGCATGTCGGAGTTCTACGGCATCCCCACCACGCCCGACGGCACCCTCGGCCGCGTGCCGCTGAAGGCCGCGCGCGCGGGCATCCTCACCCAGGCCAGCGTGCTGGCGACGTACGCCCTCTTCGACTCCAGCTCGCCCATCCGCCGCGGCAAGTTCGTCCTCACCCGGCTGCTGTGCCGCGAGGTGCCGCCGCCGCCCCCCTCCATCATCATCATCCCCCCCGCACCCGCCCAGGACTCCACCACCCGGGCCCGCTTCGCCGCGCACACCAACAACCCCGCCTGCGCGGGCTGCCACCGGACCCTGGACCCCATCGGCTTCGGCTTCGAGAACTTCGACGGCCTGGGCAAGCTGCGCACGCAGGAGAACGGCATCCCCATCGACGCCAGCGGCTCGGTGGAGCACTCCACCGGCAAGTTCGACTTCACCGGCGGCGGAGACCTGGCGCGCTTCCTCTCCACCAGCCCGGACGTGGCCGACTGTGTGCCCCTCCAGCTCTTCCGCTACGCCATGGGCCGTGACGAGGAGGCCGCTGACGCCCAGCTGCTGACCGACATGCGCGACGCCTTCAAGGCGAACCCGCGGCTCTATCTGGGGGATGCGCTCGTGAGCCTCGTGCGCTCTCCCTACTTCGTCCACCGGCGCACCCCTGCCTCCGAGTAG
- a CDS encoding MEDS domain-containing protein, translating to MAGGVEVGFQPSRALRYTGDMVGETRWSGLSGVGELPWGSHLCHFYRAGDGLGDSLVPFLQAGLEQNEACVWVTSEAFPEEDARAALRTAVPDLEARLARGQLRLLRPDEAYPREGRLDVDAALRGWLAREEQALSLGYTGLRVSADASWLAREDWDDFREYERRVDGVLRSRRIIALCGYCLEHCTQEGMLEVVRHHGLALMRGTHEAWAHLEGSAPREARDALRNLTGELEHRVAERTEALTVQALPRRLARVQEHRRRLDGHIATLQDVSRLSTHRPVLDLEQVDLGALVRTCAERLEEELQHAGSDLCIRTRRGVIGCWDRLRIEQVFTHVLTNALRHAPGAPVDITVSVEDGTAVLAVRDRGPGISWEDQRRLFQRFSPLEEPAHPRGGFGLGLWVSRQLVELHGGSIRVESAPGQGSTFTVRLPLPAPPDA from the coding sequence GTGGCCGGTGGCGTGGAGGTGGGTTTTCAACCCTCCCGGGCGCTCCGCTACACCGGGGACATGGTGGGGGAGACGCGGTGGAGTGGCCTGAGCGGCGTGGGTGAGCTCCCGTGGGGCTCGCACCTCTGCCACTTCTATCGGGCCGGAGACGGGCTGGGGGACTCGCTGGTTCCCTTCCTCCAGGCGGGCCTCGAGCAGAACGAGGCCTGTGTGTGGGTGACGTCGGAAGCCTTCCCGGAGGAGGACGCGCGGGCCGCGCTGCGCACTGCGGTGCCGGACCTCGAGGCGCGCCTCGCCCGGGGCCAGCTGCGCCTGCTGCGGCCCGACGAGGCCTACCCGCGCGAGGGCCGGCTGGACGTGGACGCGGCGCTGCGCGGCTGGCTCGCGCGGGAGGAGCAGGCCCTGTCGCTCGGCTACACGGGCCTGCGGGTGAGCGCCGACGCGTCCTGGCTGGCGCGCGAGGACTGGGACGACTTCCGCGAGTACGAGCGCCGGGTGGACGGGGTGCTGCGCTCGCGCCGCATCATCGCCCTGTGCGGCTACTGCCTGGAGCACTGCACCCAGGAGGGGATGCTGGAGGTCGTCCGCCACCATGGGCTCGCGCTCATGCGCGGCACCCATGAGGCGTGGGCGCACCTGGAGGGCTCCGCCCCGCGCGAGGCCCGGGACGCGCTGCGCAACCTCACGGGCGAGCTGGAGCACCGTGTGGCGGAGCGCACCGAGGCGCTCACCGTGCAGGCGCTTCCCCGGCGCCTGGCGCGCGTCCAGGAGCACCGCCGGCGGCTGGACGGCCACATCGCCACGCTGCAGGACGTCTCGCGGCTGTCCACCCACCGCCCCGTGCTCGACCTGGAGCAGGTGGACCTGGGCGCCCTGGTGCGCACCTGCGCCGAGCGCCTGGAGGAGGAACTCCAGCACGCGGGCAGCGACTTGTGCATCCGCACGCGCCGCGGCGTCATCGGCTGCTGGGACCGGCTTCGCATCGAGCAGGTGTTCACCCACGTGCTCACCAACGCCCTGCGGCACGCGCCGGGGGCGCCCGTCGACATCACCGTCTCCGTCGAGGACGGCACGGCGGTGCTGGCGGTGAGGGACAGGGGGCCGGGCATCTCCTGGGAGGACCAGCGGCGCCTCTTCCAGCGCTTCTCGCCGCTGGAGGAGCCCGCGCACCCGCGCGGGGGCTTCGGCCTGGGGCTGTGGGTCTCCCGCCAGCTCGTCGAGCTGCATGGCGGCTCCATCCGCGTGGAGAGCGCGCCGGGCCAGGGCTCCACCTTCACCGTACGTCTGCCGCTCCCGGCGCCTCCGGACGCCTGA
- a CDS encoding DUF1552 domain-containing protein: MLRHLSRRSLLQALAGSTAALPLANLLGTTDAYAQATAPPLRFIAIFTPHGCLPEFWNPQGGETDFTLDFPNSLLAPLQEHRNRLLVLDGLDYRVLYEHGLTGHEGAPVTFLTGSKVSTASGDDLPQSASLDQVLGNAIGGSTRFRSLQLNAWEQFGGQHVYNSISFTANGSRVPFERDPAAVYQRLYGNAPPPAADPGESAQLVARRKSLLDFLVKDASRLRDKLAAEERQKLESHLESLRDIERRLGSLGGSQGPAPAPVPASEACTSGTVPPAYGLDQLGNLARMPELTQLHLDLIASAFACDLTRVVTLTIPGPSMPWDGVNVTDDVHNDLAHLLDVTDEPRRTQIREKMVRVQRWYASQVAHLMTRLASIQEGSGTVLDNTLILWGNELGDAAGHMNVRVPTVLAGGAGGKFRMGRFLRLRAPGSNPLSGWDGPGTPLPGAVAHNKLLVSIARAFGVNVNTFGHPDYVGPLDGLI; the protein is encoded by the coding sequence ATGCTCCGCCACCTCTCCCGACGCTCCCTGCTCCAGGCGCTGGCCGGCTCCACCGCGGCGCTTCCGCTCGCCAACCTGCTCGGCACCACCGACGCCTACGCCCAGGCCACCGCGCCGCCGCTGCGCTTCATCGCCATCTTCACGCCCCACGGGTGCCTCCCGGAGTTCTGGAATCCCCAGGGCGGCGAGACGGACTTCACGCTCGACTTCCCCAACTCCCTGCTGGCGCCGCTCCAGGAGCACCGCAACCGGCTGCTCGTCCTGGACGGCCTGGACTACCGGGTGCTGTACGAGCATGGCCTGACGGGCCACGAGGGCGCGCCCGTCACCTTCCTCACCGGCAGCAAGGTCAGCACCGCCAGCGGTGACGACCTGCCGCAGAGCGCCTCGCTGGACCAGGTGCTGGGCAACGCCATCGGCGGCTCCACCCGCTTCCGCTCCCTCCAGCTCAACGCGTGGGAGCAATTCGGCGGCCAGCACGTCTACAACAGCATCAGCTTCACGGCGAACGGCTCGCGCGTGCCCTTCGAGCGAGACCCCGCCGCCGTGTACCAGCGCCTGTACGGCAACGCGCCCCCGCCGGCGGCGGACCCGGGGGAGTCGGCGCAGCTCGTTGCCCGCCGCAAGAGCCTGCTGGACTTCCTCGTCAAGGACGCCAGCCGCCTGCGTGACAAGCTCGCCGCCGAGGAGCGCCAGAAGCTGGAGTCGCACCTGGAGTCGCTGCGCGACATCGAGCGCCGCCTGGGCTCGCTGGGCGGCTCGCAGGGGCCGGCGCCCGCCCCCGTGCCCGCGAGCGAGGCGTGCACCAGCGGCACCGTGCCCCCGGCCTACGGCCTGGACCAGCTCGGCAACCTCGCGCGGATGCCCGAGCTGACGCAGCTGCACCTGGACCTCATCGCCAGCGCCTTCGCGTGCGACTTGACGCGGGTGGTGACGCTCACCATTCCGGGCCCCTCCATGCCGTGGGACGGCGTCAACGTCACCGACGACGTGCACAACGACCTGGCGCACCTGCTGGACGTCACGGACGAGCCGCGGCGCACGCAGATTCGCGAGAAGATGGTGCGCGTGCAGCGCTGGTACGCCTCGCAGGTGGCGCACCTCATGACGCGGCTGGCCTCCATCCAGGAGGGCAGCGGCACCGTGCTGGACAACACGCTCATCCTCTGGGGCAACGAATTGGGTGACGCGGCGGGGCACATGAATGTGCGCGTCCCCACCGTGCTGGCGGGCGGCGCGGGCGGGAAGTTCCGCATGGGCCGCTTCCTCCGCCTGCGCGCGCCGGGCTCCAACCCGCTCTCCGGTTGGGACGGCCCCGGCACGCCGCTGCCGGGCGCCGTCGCCCACAACAAGCTGCTGGTGTCCATCGCCCGGGCCTTCGGGGTGAATGTGAATACCTTCGGCCACCCGGACTATGTCGGCCCGCTCGACGGACTGATTTGA
- a CDS encoding ATP-binding protein — MKTNSVARSFTDSVEHPLNGQGLATAASQGPAMAGIDTVLLDQLPEGVAVCAADGVCLYVNPAMERTFGRPRLDAQGRVLWELYPEVLDASFQERFHRVVATSEAEEFECHHAARERWFVKRLLPGHGRVYVFSREITAEKKQEATLRGLYDEMRRAQRHAAFLAQASEVLASSLDHDRILERMAHLAVPTLADGCAVDVPGPDGQVRRVAVAHVRPDMLELTRAYHARYPIRMDDAGGVGKVLRTGVTEFTPELSGALLAQTLPDGEYRQATAALGIRTYICVPLISRGTVLGALTLVNTESGRRYTQADVRLAEDLARRAATSLDNGRLYMEAQDAIRARDTFLSVASHELNTPLTSLTLNVQALRRDLEPRAASGGGAAQEALTPKVVAVQRQLSRLSSLVRELLDVSRITAGKLRLEREDLDLAAIAREMVPRFSEDAARAGCTLRLEAPGPATGHWDRLRVEQVLQNLLSNAIKYGRGHPIDVRVGADAERAWLTVRDEGVGIAPEGQARLFQRFERLSSERHYGGLGLGLWIVKQIVDALEGRIRVESAAGQGSTFTVELPRPKAG, encoded by the coding sequence ATGAAAACGAACTCCGTGGCCCGCTCCTTCACCGACAGCGTGGAACATCCATTGAACGGACAGGGCCTTGCCACCGCCGCCTCCCAGGGGCCGGCCATGGCGGGTATCGACACCGTCCTCCTGGACCAGCTCCCGGAGGGTGTCGCCGTGTGCGCGGCAGATGGGGTGTGCCTGTACGTCAATCCTGCCATGGAGCGCACCTTCGGCAGGCCCCGGCTGGACGCGCAGGGCCGCGTGCTGTGGGAGCTGTACCCGGAGGTGCTGGACGCCTCCTTCCAGGAGCGCTTCCACCGGGTGGTGGCGACGAGCGAGGCGGAGGAGTTCGAGTGTCACCACGCGGCGCGCGAGCGCTGGTTCGTGAAGCGGCTGCTGCCGGGCCATGGCCGCGTCTACGTCTTCTCCCGCGAAATCACCGCCGAGAAGAAGCAGGAGGCGACGCTCCGCGGGCTGTACGACGAGATGCGCCGCGCGCAGCGCCACGCGGCCTTCCTGGCCCAGGCCAGCGAGGTGCTGGCCTCGTCGCTGGACCATGACCGGATTCTCGAGCGCATGGCCCACCTGGCCGTCCCCACCCTGGCGGATGGGTGCGCGGTGGATGTGCCAGGGCCGGACGGGCAGGTGCGCCGCGTCGCGGTGGCCCACGTGCGCCCGGACATGCTGGAGCTCACCCGGGCCTACCACGCGCGCTACCCCATCCGGATGGATGATGCGGGAGGCGTCGGCAAGGTGCTGCGCACGGGCGTCACGGAGTTCACCCCGGAGCTGTCGGGGGCGCTGCTGGCGCAGACGCTGCCTGACGGGGAGTACCGCCAGGCCACGGCGGCGCTGGGCATCCGCACGTACATCTGCGTCCCGTTGATAAGCCGCGGCACGGTGCTCGGGGCGCTCACGCTCGTCAACACGGAGTCCGGGCGGCGGTACACGCAGGCAGACGTGCGGCTCGCGGAGGACCTGGCCCGGCGCGCGGCCACGTCGCTGGACAACGGCCGGCTGTACATGGAGGCGCAGGACGCCATCCGCGCCCGGGACACCTTCCTCTCCGTCGCCTCGCACGAGCTGAACACGCCGCTGACGTCCCTCACCCTCAACGTCCAGGCTCTGCGCAGGGACCTGGAGCCCCGCGCCGCCAGTGGCGGCGGCGCCGCGCAGGAAGCGCTCACGCCCAAGGTGGTGGCCGTGCAGCGGCAGCTCTCCCGGCTGTCCAGCCTGGTGCGCGAGCTGCTGGACGTGTCCCGCATCACCGCCGGCAAGCTGCGGCTGGAGCGCGAGGACCTGGACCTGGCGGCCATTGCCCGGGAGATGGTGCCGCGCTTCTCCGAGGACGCGGCACGCGCGGGGTGCACGCTGCGCCTGGAGGCGCCCGGCCCCGCGACGGGGCACTGGGACCGGCTGCGCGTGGAGCAGGTGCTGCAGAACCTCCTGTCCAACGCCATCAAGTACGGCCGCGGCCACCCCATCGACGTGCGGGTGGGCGCGGACGCCGAGCGGGCCTGGCTGACGGTGCGGGACGAGGGCGTCGGCATCGCCCCGGAAGGGCAGGCGCGGCTCTTCCAGCGCTTCGAGCGGCTGTCCAGCGAGCGGCACTACGGCGGGCTGGGGTTGGGCCTGTGGATTGTGAAGCAGATTGTGGACGCGCTGGAGGGCCGCATCCGCGTGGAGAGCGCGGCCGGCCAGGGCTCCACCTTCACCGTGGAGCTGCCTCGTCCGAAGGCGGGATGA
- a CDS encoding pectinacetylesterase family protein, with the protein MKRLLLACLMATALVPGAARAEVIVSTIVEVLVDGGNNYNWQKVELPGTKCGNGSQFKFWVHRTGSPNLMFLFEGGGACWDYDTCSGRAGLLGAANPNGIGDDYITQFTAKYVSPLVNGADPGLPGRSKKDLVTKGWNIVYVPYCTGDVHVGNNVKTYVDQTGANPPLTWHHSGYTNTIAVANYAKTQFPNVQKMLMTGYSAGGTATAAGYYFLRKTMNPARGYLLNDSGPIFLAPNATYRSRALHDKIRQSWNLDSVFSLLPASFNMNDFGSINRMVATEFPNDQLAYTGYTRDYNYSRFSYERFHTPNDQESVHGYWKQDQDRLVQELNLYNNFSYFIPHHRAINASHCSTIITFIGAHACQKMEKKRYWYEYLEFPFTQTYKCYSEMVGMDVFLSRFINDNQRVRIYEPTNWYNNEDPGMQIVAPLINGALGG; encoded by the coding sequence ATGAAGCGCCTTCTCCTGGCCTGCCTGATGGCCACAGCGCTGGTACCCGGTGCCGCTCGCGCCGAGGTCATCGTCTCCACCATCGTCGAAGTACTCGTGGACGGCGGCAACAACTACAACTGGCAGAAGGTGGAGCTCCCGGGGACGAAGTGTGGCAACGGCTCCCAGTTCAAGTTCTGGGTGCACCGCACGGGCTCGCCGAACCTGATGTTCCTGTTCGAGGGCGGCGGCGCGTGCTGGGACTACGACACGTGTAGCGGGCGCGCGGGCCTGCTGGGCGCGGCCAACCCCAACGGCATCGGCGACGACTACATCACCCAGTTCACGGCGAAGTACGTGTCGCCGCTCGTCAACGGCGCGGACCCGGGCCTGCCGGGCCGCAGCAAGAAGGACCTGGTGACGAAGGGCTGGAACATCGTCTACGTGCCGTACTGCACGGGTGACGTGCACGTCGGCAACAACGTGAAGACGTACGTGGACCAGACGGGGGCGAACCCGCCGCTGACGTGGCACCACAGCGGCTACACCAACACCATCGCGGTTGCGAACTACGCGAAGACGCAGTTCCCCAACGTCCAGAAGATGCTGATGACGGGCTACAGCGCGGGCGGCACGGCCACGGCGGCCGGCTACTACTTCCTGCGGAAGACCATGAACCCGGCGCGGGGCTACCTGCTCAACGACTCCGGCCCCATCTTCCTGGCGCCGAACGCCACGTACCGCTCGCGCGCGCTGCACGACAAGATTCGCCAGTCGTGGAACCTGGACTCGGTGTTCAGCCTGCTGCCGGCGTCCTTCAACATGAACGACTTCGGCTCCATCAACCGCATGGTGGCGACGGAGTTCCCGAACGACCAGCTGGCGTACACGGGCTACACGCGCGACTACAACTACTCGCGCTTCTCCTATGAGCGCTTCCACACGCCCAACGACCAGGAGTCCGTCCATGGCTACTGGAAGCAGGACCAGGACCGGCTCGTGCAGGAGCTGAACCTCTACAACAACTTCAGCTACTTCATCCCGCACCACCGCGCCATCAACGCCAGCCACTGCAGCACCATCATCACCTTCATCGGTGCGCACGCCTGCCAGAAGATGGAGAAGAAGCGGTACTGGTACGAGTACCTCGAGTTCCCCTTCACCCAGACGTACAAGTGCTACAGCGAGATGGTGGGCATGGACGTGTTCCTGTCGCGCTTCATCAACGACAACCAGCGCGTGCGCATCTACGAGCCGACGAACTGGTACAACAACGAGGACCCCGGCATGCAGATTGTCGCGCCCCTCATCAACGGCGCGCTGGGCGGGTAG
- a CDS encoding metal-dependent hydrolase yields the protein MDNLTHGLLGLALGALRRPDARPGLAERASPTDRAVLVAAVLASELPDLDTLLARGDAVTVALQAHRGLSHSLLFAPVVALGATLGACALFRGARPRPVFLASLASTVFAHLLPDLWTGWGTRLLLPFSDTRLSLDWTGVVDPWVTLPLVAGALVAWRRRAWWRRALCVGLACSAAYVGARVATWGVLTERVEAAHPQATTVRVFPAPFSVGTWRYVAMLPGGALAVGDVGLTGAPREARRVEGAAPADVLPEDVRAVPTVREALAWARFPLITLTPFEGGREVRVADLRYHLRGEPTLGFVIRLDAANRVTDARMERGGSASELLRRWRGEAPARSPAQDGGAAGPRGTAP from the coding sequence ATGGACAACCTCACCCACGGGCTGCTCGGGCTGGCCCTCGGCGCACTGCGCCGGCCGGACGCGCGCCCCGGCCTCGCCGAGCGCGCCTCCCCCACGGACCGCGCGGTGCTGGTGGCCGCCGTGCTCGCCTCGGAGCTGCCGGACCTGGACACGCTGCTGGCGCGCGGCGACGCGGTGACGGTGGCGCTCCAGGCGCACCGGGGGCTGTCCCACTCGCTCCTCTTCGCCCCGGTGGTGGCGCTCGGCGCGACGCTGGGCGCGTGCGCCCTCTTCCGCGGCGCGCGGCCCCGCCCCGTCTTCCTGGCCAGCCTGGCCTCCACCGTCTTCGCCCACCTCCTGCCCGACTTGTGGACGGGCTGGGGGACGCGGCTGCTCCTGCCCTTCTCCGACACCCGGCTCAGCCTGGACTGGACGGGCGTGGTGGACCCGTGGGTGACGCTGCCGCTCGTGGCCGGGGCCCTGGTGGCGTGGCGCCGGCGCGCCTGGTGGCGGCGGGCGCTGTGCGTGGGCCTGGCGTGCTCGGCCGCGTACGTGGGAGCGCGCGTCGCCACCTGGGGCGTGCTGACGGAGCGCGTGGAGGCGGCCCATCCGCAGGCCACCACCGTGCGCGTCTTCCCCGCGCCCTTCTCCGTGGGCACCTGGCGCTACGTGGCCATGCTGCCCGGAGGGGCGCTGGCCGTGGGTGACGTGGGCCTGACGGGCGCACCGCGCGAGGCCCGCCGCGTGGAGGGCGCCGCCCCCGCCGACGTGCTCCCCGAGGACGTGCGCGCGGTGCCCACCGTGCGCGAGGCGCTCGCGTGGGCCCGCTTCCCGCTCATCACCCTCACGCCCTTCGAGGGAGGCCGCGAGGTGCGCGTCGCCGACCTGCGCTACCACCTGCGCGGCGAGCCCACGCTGGGCTTCGTCATCCGCCTGGACGCGGCCAACCGGGTGACGGACGCGCGCATGGAGCGGGGCGGCAGCGCGAGCGAGCTGCTGCGGCGCTGGCGCGGGGAAGCCCCGGCGCGCTCCCCGGCACAGGACGGTGGGGCCGCGGGCCCGCGGGGAACAGCGCCCTGA
- a CDS encoding ATP-binding domain-containing protein, which yields MSHAPGSLSEHARAVIAEEEALLKRVQGTLEAARLKASRGPDTQGLVAQLQVLRDDVANASVADLPHLFAQMNQARSLMERQESAHLPDAQAPYFAHLRLDGQGGPRDYLLGRTTFADVGAGVRIIDWRFAPVARVFYCYEEGDAYEEYFGERLAEGTVETRRLVVIERGVLTRIISGAMVLERSAGGEWHSVGLDVTTLQSGGAGTAARPEFLGTGKGARRTEDAFGVTALLDAEQYEAVSTGPERPLLVLGSAGSGKTTVALHRLAKIAFDNPQTFPQARMKLIVPEEGLARLSRRLLAPLGLGGVAVQTRDTWLLATARQAFNLPGIKLWNDTPPLVSRLKRHPTLRRALAARVGVPKTEAGTSLERLRKRLADAYMDRHFLDTVVNAARGELPRTAIDETMEHTRLQLATPLSKELKDITDPDRLITVDGRAIEEDTPYAMAGTVDLDDLPILMFLKAQHTSLGLERLAHVVLDEAEDFSLFELFAVGRLLGKGKSCTLAGDEMQQTDAGFAGWSSVLNELNIRDAATCRLQVSYRCPQPVVELARRVLGTQLPEAPTHAGRPGAPVGFHHFPDEAQAQLFIGEALRDLVSREPHASVGVITSSPESAEAVYRVVSDLPWARRVTDGEFTFEPGVDVTDVGSVKGLEFDYVILPDVTARAYPMDDESRRRLHVAITRTSHQLWVVSSGVRSHLIPPSDEAAPR from the coding sequence ATGAGCCACGCCCCCGGCAGCCTGTCCGAGCACGCCCGCGCCGTCATCGCCGAGGAGGAGGCGCTGCTCAAGCGCGTCCAGGGGACGCTGGAGGCCGCGCGGCTCAAGGCCAGCCGTGGGCCGGACACCCAGGGACTCGTCGCCCAGCTCCAGGTCTTGCGCGACGACGTGGCCAATGCCTCCGTGGCCGACCTGCCCCACCTGTTCGCGCAGATGAACCAGGCGCGCTCCCTCATGGAGCGCCAGGAGAGCGCGCACCTGCCGGACGCCCAGGCCCCCTACTTCGCCCACCTGCGCCTGGATGGACAGGGCGGCCCGCGCGACTACCTCCTGGGCCGCACCACGTTCGCGGACGTGGGCGCCGGGGTGCGCATCATCGACTGGCGCTTCGCCCCCGTGGCCCGCGTCTTCTACTGCTACGAGGAGGGCGACGCGTACGAGGAGTACTTCGGAGAGCGGCTCGCCGAGGGCACCGTGGAGACGCGCAGGCTCGTCGTCATCGAGCGCGGCGTCCTGACGCGCATCATCTCCGGCGCCATGGTGCTGGAGCGCTCCGCCGGGGGCGAGTGGCACAGCGTCGGCCTCGACGTCACCACCCTGCAGTCCGGTGGCGCGGGCACCGCCGCCCGGCCGGAGTTCCTCGGCACCGGCAAGGGCGCCCGGCGCACCGAGGATGCCTTCGGCGTCACCGCGCTGCTGGACGCCGAGCAGTACGAGGCCGTCAGCACCGGCCCCGAGCGCCCGCTGCTGGTGCTGGGCAGCGCGGGCAGCGGGAAGACGACGGTGGCCCTGCACCGGCTGGCGAAGATTGCCTTCGACAATCCGCAGACCTTCCCGCAGGCCCGGATGAAGCTCATCGTCCCCGAGGAGGGCCTGGCGCGGCTGTCCCGCCGGCTGCTGGCGCCCCTGGGCCTGGGCGGCGTGGCCGTGCAGACGCGCGACACCTGGCTGCTGGCCACGGCGCGCCAGGCCTTCAACCTGCCGGGCATCAAGCTGTGGAACGACACGCCGCCCCTGGTGTCGCGCCTCAAGCGGCACCCCACCCTGCGGCGCGCGCTGGCCGCCCGCGTCGGCGTGCCGAAGACGGAGGCGGGCACCTCGCTGGAGCGGCTGCGCAAGCGGCTGGCCGACGCGTACATGGACCGGCACTTCCTGGACACCGTGGTCAACGCCGCGCGCGGGGAGCTGCCCCGCACCGCCATCGACGAGACGATGGAGCACACGCGGCTGCAGCTCGCCACGCCCCTGTCCAAGGAGCTCAAGGACATCACCGACCCGGACCGGCTCATCACCGTGGACGGGAGGGCCATCGAGGAGGACACGCCGTACGCCATGGCGGGCACGGTGGACCTGGACGACCTGCCCATCCTCATGTTCCTCAAGGCGCAGCACACGTCGCTGGGCCTGGAGCGACTTGCACACGTCGTCCTGGACGAGGCCGAGGACTTCTCCCTCTTCGAGCTGTTCGCGGTGGGGCGACTGCTGGGCAAGGGCAAGAGCTGCACGCTCGCGGGCGATGAGATGCAGCAGACGGACGCGGGCTTCGCCGGGTGGTCCTCCGTCCTCAACGAGCTCAACATCCGCGATGCCGCCACCTGCCGGCTCCAGGTGTCCTACCGCTGCCCGCAGCCCGTGGTGGAGCTGGCGCGGCGGGTGTTGGGCACCCAGCTACCGGAAGCCCCCACCCACGCCGGCCGCCCGGGCGCGCCCGTGGGCTTCCACCACTTCCCCGACGAGGCCCAGGCCCAGCTCTTCATCGGCGAGGCGCTGAGAGATTTGGTCTCCCGCGAGCCCCACGCGTCGGTGGGTGTCATCACCAGCAGCCCCGAGTCCGCCGAGGCCGTCTACCGCGTCGTCTCGGACCTGCCGTGGGCGCGCCGGGTGACGGACGGCGAGTTCACCTTCGAGCCCGGTGTGGACGTCACCGACGTGGGCAGCGTGAAGGGCCTGGAGTTCGACTACGTCATCCTCCCGGACGTGACGGCGCGGGCCTACCCCATGGACGACGAGTCGCGCCGCCGCCTGCACGTGGCGATAACGCGCACCTCACACCAGCTCTGGGTGGTGTCCTCCGGCGTGCGCTCGCACCTCATCCCGCCTTCGGACGAGGCAGCTCCACGGTGA